The following proteins come from a genomic window of bacterium:
- a CDS encoding AAA family ATPase produces the protein MNRDWSDFKALHGNIEGARKAFEIACENLFRKMYSNQVVSQVEVKHGDGGIDVFIGKIGIEPITVVQCKFFLESFSDSQKQQIRKSFDTARESDNFELKSWILCIPSVLDIDQARWWEKWKSEKIVEHSKTDEFIKLINGNELINLLKEKDLYNTVFRIEDSLRIQEMHQTICGATQTKESDTYILKRRSKPDSETILFNSYSQKSEPFYLKRKIDDEFIKFLSINNIWVFGKSGVGKTTLINRNLLISDIDYCFCDLSPVNIRTSNDVLEEVLCRIEDKYSKERNQLEQNVIKQIVQLLAEVNRERKVIVIDELPLIDITLVRKISDDLTSLVNYYGNKKTDNSLKFVISTIADPSILIKNWSKASDFFQYINCNNGWNESIELLFCLIQDALRLNLDTFKCKIIEASSCSPRRLKAILRRVVSSEVLNAEIIDSIIKQINQEIIE, from the coding sequence ATGAATAGAGATTGGAGTGACTTTAAAGCGCTACATGGGAATATTGAGGGCGCAAGGAAAGCATTTGAAATTGCTTGTGAGAACTTATTTAGAAAAATGTATTCCAATCAGGTCGTAAGTCAGGTTGAAGTAAAACATGGAGATGGAGGGATTGATGTTTTTATTGGGAAAATAGGAATAGAACCAATAACAGTAGTTCAATGTAAGTTTTTCTTGGAAAGTTTTTCCGATAGTCAAAAACAACAAATCAGAAAGTCATTCGATACCGCGAGAGAATCCGATAATTTCGAACTTAAAAGTTGGATTTTATGTATTCCATCGGTTTTAGATATTGATCAAGCGCGTTGGTGGGAGAAGTGGAAGAGTGAGAAAATTGTTGAGCATAGTAAAACAGATGAATTCATTAAACTGATAAATGGAAATGAACTAATCAATCTACTTAAAGAGAAGGATCTTTATAATACAGTTTTCAGGATAGAAGATTCACTTAGAATTCAGGAAATGCATCAAACTATTTGTGGTGCTACACAAACAAAGGAATCGGATACTTACATCTTAAAAAGAAGATCAAAACCTGATTCGGAAACGATCCTATTTAATAGCTATTCCCAAAAAAGCGAACCTTTTTATTTAAAAAGGAAAATAGACGACGAATTTATAAAATTTCTGAGCATAAATAATATATGGGTTTTCGGAAAATCGGGAGTTGGGAAAACAACGTTAATAAATCGAAATTTGTTGATTTCAGATATTGATTACTGTTTCTGCGACCTTAGCCCTGTAAATATCAGAACGTCAAACGACGTTTTAGAAGAAGTTCTTTGTAGAATTGAAGACAAGTATTCCAAAGAACGAAATCAATTGGAACAGAACGTGATAAAACAGATAGTTCAGCTTCTGGCCGAAGTAAACAGAGAACGAAAAGTAATAGTAATAGATGAGTTACCGTTAATTGATATAACTCTTGTTAGGAAAATATCAGATGATCTAACAAGTTTAGTAAACTACTATGGTAATAAAAAAACAGATAATAGTTTAAAGTTTGTAATATCTACCATTGCAGATCCATCTATCTTAATTAAGAATTGGTCAAAAGCATCTGATTTTTTTCAATATATAAACTGTAATAACGGATGGAACGAAAGCATTGAGTTGCTTTTTTGTTTAATTCAGGACGCATTACGATTAAACCTAGACACATTTAAATGTAAAATAATCGAGGCCTCTAGTTGTTCACCAAGAAGATTGAAAGCAATTCTTAGAAGAGTCGTTAGTTCGGAAGTATTAAATGCGGAAATTATTGATTCAATAATCAAACAAATAAATCAAGAAATAATAGAATGA